Proteins from a single region of Oscillospiraceae bacterium:
- a CDS encoding O-acetylhomoserine aminocarboxypropyltransferase/cysteine synthase, translating into MNETKKYRFETLQLHVGQETPDPTTDARAVPIYQTSSYVFKDCAQAAGRFALTESGNIYTRLMNPTSDVFERRIAALEGGVGALATSSGAAAAAYSVQNVARAGDHIVSDNAIYGGTYNLFANTLPDGGIETTFVDGGDVANFERAIRPNTKAVFIESLGNPNSTIIDIDAAAEIAHRHGIPLIVDNTFATPYLLRPIEHGADVVVHSATKFIGGHGTSIGGVIVDSGRFDWAQNDKFPGLSQPNPSYHGVVFTEAAGALAYIIKARTTLMRDTGSVLSPFHSFLFLQGLETLSLRVERHVANALRVVDYLAVHPKVEKVNHPKCPDHRDHALYEAYFPSGGGSIFTFEIRGGAETAKRFIDRLTLFSLLANVADVKSLVIHPASTTHSQMNEEELLVSGIKPNTIRLSIGTEHIDDILEDLVQAFAAIE; encoded by the coding sequence ATGAACGAGACAAAGAAATATCGGTTTGAAACATTGCAGCTCCATGTGGGGCAGGAAACGCCCGACCCCACGACCGACGCGCGGGCGGTGCCCATCTACCAGACGAGTTCCTATGTCTTCAAGGACTGTGCGCAGGCCGCGGGACGGTTCGCGCTGACGGAGAGCGGCAACATCTACACACGGCTGATGAACCCGACCTCCGACGTCTTCGAACGGCGCATTGCGGCGCTTGAGGGGGGCGTCGGGGCGCTGGCCACGTCGTCCGGCGCGGCGGCGGCCGCGTACTCGGTGCAGAACGTCGCCCGGGCGGGCGACCACATCGTATCGGACAACGCCATTTATGGCGGTACATACAATCTGTTCGCCAACACGCTGCCCGACGGCGGGATCGAGACGACGTTTGTGGACGGCGGCGACGTCGCCAATTTTGAGCGAGCCATCCGCCCGAATACAAAGGCTGTTTTCATCGAGAGTCTCGGAAACCCCAACTCGACGATCATCGACATCGACGCGGCGGCGGAGATCGCCCACCGGCACGGGATCCCGCTGATTGTCGACAACACCTTCGCCACGCCCTATTTGCTGCGTCCCATCGAGCACGGGGCCGACGTCGTGGTCCACTCCGCGACCAAGTTCATCGGCGGGCACGGCACGTCTATCGGCGGCGTGATCGTGGACAGCGGTCGGTTTGACTGGGCGCAGAACGACAAATTCCCCGGCCTCTCCCAGCCGAACCCGAGCTACCACGGCGTTGTGTTCACCGAGGCCGCCGGGGCCCTGGCGTACATCATCAAAGCCCGCACGACGCTGATGCGGGACACCGGTTCGGTGCTCAGTCCCTTCCATTCCTTCCTGTTTTTGCAGGGGCTTGAAACCCTCTCCCTGCGTGTGGAGCGGCATGTGGCCAACGCCCTGCGGGTCGTCGACTACCTTGCCGTGCACCCGAAGGTGGAGAAGGTCAACCACCCAAAGTGCCCGGACCACCGCGACCACGCGCTGTACGAAGCGTATTTCCCAAGCGGGGGCGGCTCGATCTTCACATTTGAGATCCGTGGCGGAGCGGAGACGGCCAAACGGTTCATCGACCGGCTGACGCTCTTCTCTCTGCTGGCCAATGTGGCGGATGTGAAGTCGTTGGTCATCCACCCGGCGTCCACGACGCACTCGCAGATGAACGAGGAGGAGCTGCTGGTCTCCGGCATCAAGCCGAACACCATCCGCCTCTCCATTGGCACGGAGCACATCGACGACATCCTAGAGGACCTTGTCCAAGCCTTCGCCGCTATCGAATAA